The Alligator mississippiensis isolate rAllMis1 chromosome 3, rAllMis1, whole genome shotgun sequence DNA window TATCTCATTCCACCTACTTCCCATGGATCTCAGTGAAGCTACTTGCAGGGAAAAGCAGTCTTTTTCATACTGAATAACATCTTAATTTAGCCTGTGAATTTAGGCAAATGCAGAAGAAGATCAGCTGGTGAAAACTTTAATGCATCTAGGTGAGCAGCTACTCCTAGAATTTAATGCATCTAGGTGAGCAGTACTCCTAGAatttcatagattgcatagacattagggttggaagggacctcagaagatcaagtccagccccctgccccaggggcaggaagtcagctggggtcataggatcccagcaagataagcatccaatttactcttgaagatgttcaatgtaggtgcttgaaccacctccgatggcggactgttccagacctggggggctcagacagtaaagaaattcttccttatgtccagcctgaaacagtcttgcagtagtttataaccattcgaccacGTCATCCCTTgtggcgctttggtgaacaaacgtttccccagatactggtggtcaccccgataaacttataggtggccatcagatcacccctgagcctgcgcttttccaggctaaagagccccatggctctcagcctgtcgtcataaggtctgttttcctgacctctgatcatgcgcatggctcttctggggactctctcaagcttctccacatccttagAAGTAGCCACTCAGCCAGTAAATTATGCACAGACCCAAAGAATCAGTGTTTTGGTTGCAAACAGCCTGCAGCCAAAGGCTGAGCATTTTGGGGGAGACTGAGGCTGAAACACATATTTCAGTACTGGTGTAATAGACAAAATGAGTGCTCAATGAGAATGCATTTCCACCATGTGTCAAGGCTGTTTGTTTCTTGTGAAGGATTTTTGCAATCAGTTTGAAAAACTATCAGAAAACTGGGCAACACCCATCAGTTTAATGTATGTTTTGCTTCAGGTAGACTGACGCAAAACAAGTTGTAAAATGCTGTTTTAACCAACCAGCTAAAGTCTGTTTAAAGATGGACTGGAACAGGGCAGAGCAGCTAGAGTATACTGGGTCAATACAAATATGAACTCACAGCTGGCACATGTAAAAAACACTTGTTGACTTTCAGGGATACATGTTATAGCTGTACTGATCTAAGAATTATAGACAAACAGAACTCCTGGGTTGGagacaatattttttattagaccaactaaatagtagcaaaaaaaaattctttctttgcaagctttcagttcCCAACACTCTCCTTCCAAACACCATTTGGAAATGTAAACTTCATTGTTAGCCaagaaagaggatttttttttcacctccTTGACTGATACCAGACACCTCCAGGGATAAAGCCTGCCTAATAATCAACAATCAGAAAGCAACTCTCTCACAAAAGGAGTTACCCAGGGGAAAAAACTTACATTCTCTATATCCCCTGtgcaaaattaaatttattttctatCTGAGAGACCTTTTACAGTCTTTGAATTCTccacagcctgaagaagggtgtttggacccaaatgcttgcaaagaaagaaatgtttttgctACCATTTAGTTGgcctaacaaaagatatcatctctaatCCAAGAGTTTTGTTAGTCTATACTTGTTGACTTTACCATTAGTGAGTCATGCATCCATCTGCAATTCATATTGCTAAAacaggtcccagctggcaggtAGGAGGGTCTGATTTGCAAAAAGCTGGGCTGCACTAATCCTCAGGCTGTGCTGTGTATTGTGATGCTTCTCAGTGGGAAAAAGATGTTTTTCCCTGAAAGTAGCTGCAGCAAGGTCAGTCCAAGTGAGTGAAGTGAGGTACTCGACCAGGAGTAAGAGGATACCACTGCACATCTTCATTCTCCTTGTAGATTTGGTGCAGTCTGTGGATTGGCATACTCACTGGATTTGTTTGTAACCCCCTTTTTGTTTCAGGCTTCAAATATTCAGCAAGGTGTACTAAGAGGAAAAGTGATATCTTCACTGGTGATTGCACTTCTCATGCGAGCAAATATTTAATTTGAAATTCTGGGCAATCCTGGATTTTCAAAAAAGACAAAATGACTCAGTGCTTTCAGAAAATGGCAGGTAAGaagagtttgttttcttttgattaGCTAGAACTATGCACACTGGATACTCAGAAATGTCTCAGTTAAGTGAGTATTCTGTTAGGGTCCTGAAGTAACATTAAATACTTAAATCACTTAGTCCCACCGGGCTTGAGTGCCCTTGAAAATTTTACCTCAAAGCTACAATGCTGagtgccctctgctccctggcaagTGAAGCTGTCAAATCTtaaaggatcaggccctgaatACCAGATCACTCTAATCACTGAGTTCCCTTAACCATTCTCTGAGTAAGGCTTAGCAATCAGCCTCTTAAGCAGCAAATGGGTGACACTTTCACTGAAATTCTTGAATAATTTAGTGAGTAAAAAACTTTAATGGATTTATAATTGTATTAAGTCTATAATAGTATTTGGTCATAACATTTGGTGATTATAATGTCCTGTTGGCAGAGCTGATCCATAGTTTCACATAGGATGCTGCTGTATTCCACTCTAGTCAATAGATTGAGAAACATTGCTTCTTTATGTCTGACTGACTAAAGTGGCATTTGGGAAAGGGATAGAAGTCAATAGCTGTGGCTGTACATGAAAGCTCTAACTTTATCCTCATTATGATGGGGATCTGGTGTATTTATTCATCCTCTGGTTCTGCCACAGGTACTCAGTTCACCAGGCCAGTGTAAATAAGCAAGAAGATTTTAATTATTAACTCCATGCACTACAGCATTACACTCGGGGAACACGTAGCAGTTTTTGATGTCTTCTTGCCCCTCAGCACAGCAATTTCTAATTAATAGAGACCTACGAAAATTATgattgtgtaattttttttgtggaaactgcaatTTTGGGTGGACTCTGCTTTTGGCAGGCTcactgcaaaacaaacaaacagaaaaaaactacATGACTTACAGCAAGCAGAGAAgtcctgcagtcttggagcatgggggagaaggcagagggaggagtggggtggggtagggcagggcagggcagggcagggcagggcaaggctgctcacagcaggaggtacagccccctgcctccatctTTGTCTGGTGCTCCAAGATTGCAGGGCTTCTCTGCTTGCCAGTAAGTTCTTTATTTCCCCTaccccagcaagcctgccaaaagtGGAGCCTGCTGCTTGAGTATGACCTGAAACTGTGGCTTTATTAGCCTAATTAAGACCATGGAAGCTATGCTTAATAACACCTGGATTAATGATTTCCCTGGGCTTAATTAGGGTAATTAAGATGCAGTTTTGGACCATGTGGCAATCTGCAGAGAAGGGCAGAACTACCAAGGCCCCTCCGCCAATCAGAAGCGTGGGGGTCCCCACCACACAGCTCATGAAAATGGTGACTGGTCCCATGATCTACCTACAAAATTGGCTGGCCGCTTCCTCGAGTTCCACAGACCcctcctgcactgcagccactgcctATTTGTATTATCCCTGACCATAACATAATGGGTATTAAATGCAATTATTATAATTAACCAATTACTCACTTTGAGCTACTTGTCAGGGCCCTTTTACTGTCCATTATTTAAAATCTGTATCTCACTAAcacatctctctctttttcagcTCCAGGGAGAAAAGTACTCATAGTGTATGCTCATCAAGAGCCCAAGTCTCTGAATGGGTCCTTAAAAAATATTGCTGTGGAAGAACTGAGCAAACAGAGCTGCAGTGTCACAGTGTCTGATCTCTACTCAATGGAGTTTGAGCCAAGAGCCACAAGGAATGACATTGTCGGTGAGACTGACTGAAGTACatcttaaaaaaaacatttaactcTCTCATTTATCTCACGTTACTTGCCAGAGCTAGATTGATGCAAACATCATATGCTATCTGTAAAACAGCTGAGGAGGCTTTTGGTAGAAAGCAATAGCTATTTGTAAAACCCTACTTCTTTCTTCCTGTGGACATTTTGTAAATGATGCTAATCTAGGAATCAAACACACGCTATTGAGTTTTATGAGATTTTTCTTTATTAACTACAGCAAGTAGCAAGTTTGGGCCCGTTAGCTTAAATAGATTGGAGGCTCTATATAATGTAAGTTTTAACTTAATTTAGTCCCTTTGGGCATGAATGTTTCTTATAGCTTGCTGATATTTGTGTTATCACCTTTATTCAAACCATGTAATCATCAGTGCAATAATAGATTTTTCTGAGAATAATCCATGTGCATAGACCAGTTTTGTCATCCACCAGGTATAAATAATTCTAATGGAATATAGTAAATCTGCCATCCCTATATTAGTGATATTAGTAAAAATTTGGAGAGAAACAATGGTGATCATACTAAACTTAAAATTGATTCATCAGTGGGctgttttgggggctttttgttATCAAGAACGGCTTTCACCTCTGAAAAACTGGCTCTCAGCCCTGATATTCTAGTCTCAGGAATAAAAATACAGTGCCATACTATGACTCGGCTCAGCTGacagcgggcacatctacacatgccattaggaGGCAGTAATAAACtgtagagtttattgctcctcaGTTTATCActcccaggaagctcctgggCCCATATTTGCACATTAGCCCAAACCACAGTACACTGAGCcgggttgcagcagccccagcttaATTGAAACTGGTCGGAGCAGCCctatgtgctgcagagaggctggctggggcatgagggtgcttcagcatggggctagtcTTCAGGCAGTCTcagcattgaagcaccctcatgcccaagccagcTAATCAGcatcttgtatttacaagtactacccttctgttgagtttattagttttctgtgccctaataggggcgcacgtgtagacactgagatgtttattgtgcagttaattagtcaactgtgcagtaaacatcttgtgtagatgtgcccagtgtctgcTAACCTAAAACCCACAACTGAAAGAATAGAGAAACTGCAAATACATTACAAAAGAACACAAAGAAGTTTGCATGATGTCTGAATCAAATGTCACAAATCCAGTCTTGAAAGGTGCTAGCATCCTCAGCTCGCACTGACTTTAGTGGAAAGTGTAATTCTTTAGCAGTTGCTCAGGTTCAGTACCTACATTCTTCTAACCCAATTCTCACTCATGTTATGGCCTTCTTACTCTTCTGTGAAAGCAGACTGGACAGGGTGGTATAAAGGGGTCATAACATAAGTGAATACACTTTGAAAGGGGTTAGATTAACCTTCAAATCTTCATCCTAGTGTTGCTACATGGCTTATGAGAAAACAATGGAATGAAGTATCCCAATCTAGGATGGCAGTTTGCAACCTGTATTTGGTCCTTGGTTGAATCTGATGGAAGCAAGATAAACAGTGTCCATATCCTTTCTCTACAGGTTGCTTGCACAACTCAGAACAGTTTAATTATGGAGCAGAGTCATGGGAAGCTTACAGGAAAGGATGTTTGACAACGGATATTGTTGAGGAGCAGAAGAAAGTGCAGGAAGCTGACTTGGTGATTTTTCAGGTCATTATTTGAAAGATCTTTTGTTGTAATGTTAaagagaaataaatgcaagagTAAGGAAGTAGACCAGAAAGCTATTAGATTCAAGTATTCCTAATGGAATCTGACCAAAATAAGCAGGCAACAGGTCTATCATTAACACTTTGCATGTCAGTATTTTGGGTGAGCAGGAGTTTTTCATCCAGTGTCTCAAGGGTTTGTGCGTGTCTGATGTTATATGTATGTTTGAATATATTTGGAGTGCCAGATAATATTAAAATCAAGCAAAAATGCACTGCAGTTCACTTTTTAGAGTTATCTACATCTAAAATGCCCTTTGTAATTGGAGTTGTCCACTGCTTGGCCTTGGGCATAACCAACAATCTGCTGTCAATCATCCTACCACACTGACCATAAAATAGACCTCTCTAAATTTGTATTATATTACCTAATTATTTCCCTTGTTTATACTGTGAAGACATTAAATTTCAGAAGGTACAATGAATACAATAAAATACCTTGTGAAAGAAGTGGCAACCCCATATCCAAGGTCTGATATTTTTCAGCAGAATGCTAGTGAGAGAATAGATCACTTGTCCAGATACCGTTTCTGATAATTACCTCATTTTacctaaattaattttaaaaaaaatagggctagaaggaaccttaAAGGACCATCTAGATCAACCCCCTGCTCATGGTAAGATTATCCCTTTCTAAAACATCCTGGACGAATGTTTGTCTAACTTGCGCTTAGACCATGCTATGGCCTGCTGGCTGAAATTGGCCCATGGCAAAAGCAGCAACCCAAATTTCCAGACTTATGGGGAGCCCTGCAAACTGGATGATTTGGCCCCATGTTCTGGATTGGGCCCCTGGATTGACCCTGTGTGCAGGATCAAGcccctggaccagccccatgtgctagATTGGGCCACATGTATTAGACACCACTAAGTTAGACAAGTCTACCTGTCGTATCAGTTGGCCAGTGCATTACTTCTACTTATGTTTTCAATGTCCATCTTTCTCTTCTATTTTCTTACAAACGCTggaatttttaaatcagtttgtgtgagAGACCCCCTACTCACCATATCATCTGAACACCACACATGTTGTCTATATAGCATTTAAGAGAACTGTAATCAAACGCTGGCAAAAGATTGAAATGAACATCATTCAGGAGGTACTGCAACGATAGGCCTTATTGACTAAACGTGACCTGAACAGTTTGACTGCTTATGATGATAGGAATTTCCTAGCATAAAAAGCAAAGTCAAAAGAAGTGGTGGCTAAATAGGTTGTGATATTAACAAGATCATTTGCCTTTGTTTAGTTTCCTTTATACTGGTTCAGTATGCCAGCAATTATGAAAGGATGGATGGACAGAGTCCTGACCCAAGGATTTGCTCACAATTTTCCAGACTGTTTTGATGCTGGTTTGCTCAAGGTACATTCCACAGATTATTAAAATAGAAGATACTGTAAGTCATGTTTATGCTTATGCCATAATTTCCCATTATTAACATGAATGGATAAATGAGGCAtaacaaataccatatttttttgcACCAAGCTTGCCTCTGTATATCGTACTTAcgttgatttatttttttttaatttatttttttttaagaggatcCTGAAGTAAAAAACAAATCTTTGATCAAGGTGAGTGGCAACAGCTATGGAGCCAAGCCTGGTACCAGTCCTGCACTCTAGTTGGGCCTGTGGAACAATCTGGCTTGCTGAGTCCAGGACCATGTGCTGAGTCTGATCCTGCGCATTGGCTTCAGAGCCACATGCCAGGTAGGACCCAGTGCACGGAGTCCAGGACTGCAGGCCGAGTCCAAAGTCACTTGCTGGGTCCAACCCTATATGCAGCTGTGAGGGTTGCGTGTTGAGCCTGGGACCATGTGCCAAGTCCAGGACCATGTACTGGCTCCAGAGGCACATACTAAGTCCAACCCtatctgctgcctcctggggctgtgcactgagCCTGGGtctgtgccctggctctggagttggcacatggtcccaggcttGGCATGCAGCCCCAGAGACAATGCACAGGGACAAGCCTGGCATGTGGCTCTAGATCCACTGTGTGGTCCCAGACTTAGCGCATAGTCCCAGACTCAGCACACAGCCCCTACAGCAGCACACAGCAT harbors:
- the NQO2 gene encoding ribosyldihydronicotinamide dehydrogenase [quinone]; translated protein: MTQCFQKMAAPGRKVLIVYAHQEPKSLNGSLKNIAVEELSKQSCSVTVSDLYSMEFEPRATRNDIVGCLHNSEQFNYGAESWEAYRKGCLTTDIVEEQKKVQEADLVIFQFPLYWFSMPAIMKGWMDRVLTQGFAHNFPDCFDAGLLKNKLALLSFTTGGNEEMYSKGGISGDIHYVLWPMQHGILHFCGFKVLAPQICFSPEYETEEKRKEMLTTWAQRLKTIWEEKPINCTPEWYFR